A genomic stretch from uncultured Cohaesibacter sp. includes:
- a CDS encoding protein-tyrosine phosphatase family protein, translating into MLYVCSLSKLDQVVDAVKASHLVSVVNPEMEVVRPRRIPEENHLFLGMNDIAATIPGFTLSSEQQVQKMIRFFRSWDRSAPMVVHCWAGVSRSTASAYIAACALRPELDEMQLAQDLRKASPPATPNRRLVELADHLLGRDGRMSEAIKAIGRGADCFEGNVFAMPHIL; encoded by the coding sequence ATGCTCTATGTTTGCTCTCTATCCAAGCTTGATCAGGTGGTTGACGCTGTCAAAGCCTCCCACCTTGTAAGCGTGGTCAATCCTGAGATGGAGGTTGTCCGACCAAGGCGTATTCCCGAGGAGAATCATCTGTTTCTCGGCATGAATGATATCGCGGCGACCATTCCCGGTTTTACCCTGAGCTCGGAACAGCAGGTCCAGAAAATGATCCGTTTCTTCCGCAGCTGGGACCGCAGCGCGCCCATGGTGGTGCATTGTTGGGCAGGCGTCAGCCGCTCGACTGCTTCGGCCTATATTGCGGCTTGCGCCTTGCGGCCAGAGCTTGATGAAATGCAGCTGGCGCAAGATCTGCGCAAAGCCTCACCTCCGGCCACGCCAAACCGGCGACTGGTGGAGCTGGCCGATCATTTACTCGGGCGCGACGGGCGCATGAGCGAAGCCATCAAAGCCATTGGCCGTGGTGCCGATTGCTTTGAGGGTAACGTTTTTGCGATGCCTCATATCCTCTAA
- a CDS encoding HD family hydrolase gives MPVKSDAPRAWQRMLSGRRLDLLDPSPLDIEIEDIAHGLARVARWNGQTIGDHPFSVAQHSLIVEMIMRQKFPSLPLEALMMGLLHDGAEYVVGDMISPFKSAIGADYKRIEERLEAAIHIRFGLAPHPTATLKKQIKQADRISAYFEAIHLAGFGKEEAEQLFGAPNGLNEAELPITPWSTGKAQDAFLERFEALRKALEN, from the coding sequence ATGCCCGTAAAATCCGATGCCCCGCGTGCCTGGCAACGCATGCTCTCTGGCAGGCGCCTTGACCTGCTCGATCCTTCCCCGCTCGATATTGAAATCGAGGATATCGCCCATGGCCTTGCCCGTGTTGCACGTTGGAACGGGCAGACCATCGGCGATCATCCGTTCTCTGTTGCCCAGCATAGCCTGATCGTGGAAATGATCATGCGGCAGAAATTCCCTTCGCTCCCGCTTGAAGCGCTGATGATGGGCCTGCTGCATGACGGCGCAGAATATGTGGTTGGCGACATGATTTCACCGTTCAAATCCGCCATCGGCGCTGATTACAAGCGCATAGAAGAGCGGCTGGAAGCGGCAATTCACATCCGCTTTGGTCTTGCACCGCACCCGACGGCAACCTTGAAAAAGCAGATTAAGCAAGCCGATCGCATTTCGGCCTATTTCGAGGCAATCCATCTGGCCGGTTTCGGCAAAGAAGAAGCAGAACAATTGTTTGGTGCGCCCAATGGGCTCAACGAAGCTGAATTGCCCATCACTCCCTGGAGCACGGGTAAGGCGCAAGACGCCTTTCTTGAACGGTTTGAGGCATTGCGCAAGGCACTGGAAAACTAA